A window from Carassius gibelio isolate Cgi1373 ecotype wild population from Czech Republic chromosome B3, carGib1.2-hapl.c, whole genome shotgun sequence encodes these proteins:
- the zgc:194221 gene encoding uncharacterized protein zgc:194221 yields MEDQVVAFGVGLLCLRRRRRRSVWVHDILQARQQLGEYHRLVQELRLDDGRFQRYFRLDRDQFDNLLSKVGPRIARQDTSYRHAIEPAERLAICLRFLATGDSYRTIAFSYRVGVSTVAGIVGAVARAIWDALVQEVMPVPTTEDWRSIATDFLHRWNFPNCLGSIDGKHVVIKAPDNSGSLFFNYKGTYSVVLLAVVDAQYCFRVVDVGSYGRTSDGGALANSTFGQALRDRTLGLPQDALLPSAEHLGPQPHVFVADEAFPLRRDLMRPFPGHNLSSRQRIFNYRLSRARLIVENTFGILTAQWRMYRGVIEISPANVDACVKATCVLHNFLRRSTNSTSTSIPSAGDGEAAGLQEVTRVGSNNPTRE; encoded by the exons ATGGAGGATCAAGTTGTTGCGTTTGGCGTGGGATTGCTCTGCCTGCGGAGAAGACGTCGGAGATCGGTGTGGGTGCATGACATTCTCCAAGCCCGTCAGCAGCTTGGAGAATATCACCGGCTGGTGCAGGAGCTGCGGCTGGACGACGGCAGGTTCCAGCGATATTTCAGGCTGGATAGGGACCAGTTTGACAACCTGCTGTCAAAAGTGGGGCCGCGAATTGCGAGGCAGGACACCAGTTATCGGCACGCAATTGAGCCGGCTGAGCGCCTCGCAATTTGTCTACG ATTCTTGGCCACTGGAGACTCCTACCGCACCATAGCTTTCAGCTATCGTGTGGGAGTGAGCACCGTAGCAGGGATTGTTGGAGCGGTCGCCAGGGCAATATGGGATGCCTTGGTGCAGGAGGTCATGCCAGTCCCCACCACTGAGGACTGGCGAAGCATCGCCACTGACTTCCTCCATCGGTGGAACTTCCCCAACTGTCTTGGGTCCATCGATGGAAAACATGTTGTGATCAAGGCCCCTGACAACTCAGGGTCCCTGTTCTTCAACTACAAGGGGACTTACTCAGTTGTGCTCCTGGCAGTGGTAGATGCCCAGTACTGCTTCCGGGTAGTCGATGTGGGCAGCTACGGGAGGACAAGTGATGGCGGTGCGCTGGCTAACTCCACTTTCGGCCAGGCACTACGAGATAGGACCCTTGGCCTGCCACAGGATGCTCTGCTGCCAAGTGCAGAGCATTTGGGACCCCAGCCACACGTGTTTGTGGCTGATGAAGCCTTTCCACTCCGGCGAGACCTCATGCGGCCTTTCCCAGGACACAATCTCTCCAGCAGGCAAAGAATATTCAATTACAGGCTGTCACGGGCAAGGCTGATTGTTGAGAACACCTTTGGTATTCTCACAGCTCAGTGGCGTATGTACAGAGGAGTCATTGAGATCAGCCCTGCCAACGTGGATGCCTGTGTGAAGGCTACCTGTGTCCTGCACAACTTCCTGAGAAGGTCCACAAACAGCACCAGTACGTCCATACCATCAGCTGGAGACGGAGAAGCTGCTGGTCTACAGGAGGTCACCCGAGTGGGCAGCAACAACCCCACACGGGAGTAG